From a single Nicotiana tabacum cultivar K326 chromosome 8, ASM71507v2, whole genome shotgun sequence genomic region:
- the LOC107795273 gene encoding phosphatidylglycerophosphate phosphatase 1, chloroplastic/mitochondrial isoform X2: MQSTSVTPWHTCYYYIPKHFPSNHSLHFHKKTFVFLSHFPHTPTRCTNNSFVFSSTHSCYQEQEKHKKNSGPDRLNNIFWQEFYPSVENEKPHQRKDNEEQETAVITRSSIRTNSWWAGFKAALGQRINVEGIACFTGILYKNKNLAIPNVFVPDIRYIDWAELKKRGFEGVVFDKDNTITVPYSLNLWSPLASSIGQCKSLFGDNIAVFSNSAGLDEYDPDGRKARILERAIGIKVIRHRVKKPAGTAEEIERQFGCKSSRLIMVGDRPFTDIVYGNRNGFLTILTAPLSLSQEPLIVRQVRILEMALVNRWSKKGIKPISHWLLPNCRQCVKDELL, translated from the exons ATGCAGTCAACTTCAGTTACACCATGGCACACTTGTTACTATTACATTCCTAAGCATTTCCCCTCCAATCATTCCCTTCATTTCCACAAGAAAACATTTGTTTTTCTCTCACATTTTCCACACACTCCTACCCGCTGCACAAACAATTCCTTTGTGTTCAGTTCTACGCACAGTTGTTATCAAGAACAAgaaaaacacaagaaaaattCAGGCCCAGATAGACTGAACAATATATTTTGGCAAGAATTCTATCCTTCTGTTGAAAACGAGaaaccccatcaaagaaaagatAATGAGGAGCAAGAAACTGCAGTGATCACTCGTTCGAGTATTAGAACAAACAGTTGGTGGGCAGGTTTTAAAGCTGCATTGGGACAGAGGATTAACGTGGAGGGAATTGCTTGTTTTACAGGGATTCTCTACAAAAACAAGAACTTGGCAATACCAAATGTGTTTGTGCCAGATATAAGGTATATTGATTGGGCTGAGCTGAAGAAAAGAGGTTTTGAAGGTGTAGTTTTTGACAAGGACAATACTATTACTGTTCCTTATTCTTTGAACTTGTGGTCTCCTCTTGCTTCATCCATAGGCCAGTGTAAATCTTTGTTTGGTGATAATATTGCAGTTTTCAGCAATTCTGCAG GACTAGATGAATATGACCCTGATGGTAGAAAAGCACGAATTCTTGAACGTGCAATTGGAATTAAAGTCATTAGACACA GGGTGAAGAAGCCAGCTGGAACAGCTGAAGAAATTGAAAGGCAATTTGGTTGTAAATCCTCAAGACTTATTATG GTAGGCGATCGGCCTTTCACAGATATCGTTTATGGAAACAGAAATGGCTTTCTTACTATTTTGACAGCACCATTAAGCCTCTCACAGGAGCCACTTATTGTGCGGCAG GTCCGAATACTTGAAATGGCCCTTGTGAACAGATGGTCTAAGAAAGGGATAAAACCAATCAGTCACTGGCTTCTTCCTAATTGCCGGCAGTGTGTAAAGGACGAACTACTTTAG
- the LOC107795273 gene encoding phosphatidylglycerophosphate phosphatase 1, chloroplastic/mitochondrial isoform X4: MQSTSVTPWHTCYYYIPKHFPSNHSLHFHKKTFVFLSHFPHTPTRCTNNSFVFSSTHSCYQEQEKHKKNSGPDRLNNIFWQEFYPSVENEKPHQRKDNEEQETAVITRSSIRTNSWWAGFKAALGQRINVEGIACFTGILYKNKNLAIPNVFVPDIRYIDWAELKKRGFEGVVFDKDNTITVPYSLNLWSPLASSIGQCKSLFGDNIAVFSNSAGLDEYDPDGRKARILERAIGIKVIRHRVKKPAGTAEEIERQFGCKSSRLIMAIGLSQISFMETEMAFLLF, from the exons ATGCAGTCAACTTCAGTTACACCATGGCACACTTGTTACTATTACATTCCTAAGCATTTCCCCTCCAATCATTCCCTTCATTTCCACAAGAAAACATTTGTTTTTCTCTCACATTTTCCACACACTCCTACCCGCTGCACAAACAATTCCTTTGTGTTCAGTTCTACGCACAGTTGTTATCAAGAACAAgaaaaacacaagaaaaattCAGGCCCAGATAGACTGAACAATATATTTTGGCAAGAATTCTATCCTTCTGTTGAAAACGAGaaaccccatcaaagaaaagatAATGAGGAGCAAGAAACTGCAGTGATCACTCGTTCGAGTATTAGAACAAACAGTTGGTGGGCAGGTTTTAAAGCTGCATTGGGACAGAGGATTAACGTGGAGGGAATTGCTTGTTTTACAGGGATTCTCTACAAAAACAAGAACTTGGCAATACCAAATGTGTTTGTGCCAGATATAAGGTATATTGATTGGGCTGAGCTGAAGAAAAGAGGTTTTGAAGGTGTAGTTTTTGACAAGGACAATACTATTACTGTTCCTTATTCTTTGAACTTGTGGTCTCCTCTTGCTTCATCCATAGGCCAGTGTAAATCTTTGTTTGGTGATAATATTGCAGTTTTCAGCAATTCTGCAG GACTAGATGAATATGACCCTGATGGTAGAAAAGCACGAATTCTTGAACGTGCAATTGGAATTAAAGTCATTAGACACA GGGTGAAGAAGCCAGCTGGAACAGCTGAAGAAATTGAAAGGCAATTTGGTTGTAAATCCTCAAGACTTATTATG GCGATCGGCCTTTCACAGATATCGTTTATGGAAACAGAAATGGCTTTCTTACTATTTTGA
- the LOC107795273 gene encoding phosphatidylglycerophosphate phosphatase 1, chloroplastic/mitochondrial isoform X3 produces the protein MQSTSVTPWHTCYYYIPKHFPSNHSLHFHKKTFVFLSHFPHTPTRCTNNSFVFSSTHSCYQEQEKHKKNSGPDRLNNIFWQEFYPSVENEKPHQRKDNEEQETAVITRSSIRTNSWWAGFKAALGQRINVEGIACFTGILYKNKNLAIPNVFVPDIRYIDWAELKKRGFEGVVFDKDNTITVPYSLNLWSPLASSIGQCKSLFGDNIAVFSNSAGVKKPAGTAEEIERQFGCKSSRLIMVGDRPFTDIVYGNRNGFLTILTAPLSLSQEPLIVRQGRILPPKKVYMNSCYHRQTRYFVYIFPKTNLILSTGIHSGRGRISMKGVHKSFFFYS, from the exons ATGCAGTCAACTTCAGTTACACCATGGCACACTTGTTACTATTACATTCCTAAGCATTTCCCCTCCAATCATTCCCTTCATTTCCACAAGAAAACATTTGTTTTTCTCTCACATTTTCCACACACTCCTACCCGCTGCACAAACAATTCCTTTGTGTTCAGTTCTACGCACAGTTGTTATCAAGAACAAgaaaaacacaagaaaaattCAGGCCCAGATAGACTGAACAATATATTTTGGCAAGAATTCTATCCTTCTGTTGAAAACGAGaaaccccatcaaagaaaagatAATGAGGAGCAAGAAACTGCAGTGATCACTCGTTCGAGTATTAGAACAAACAGTTGGTGGGCAGGTTTTAAAGCTGCATTGGGACAGAGGATTAACGTGGAGGGAATTGCTTGTTTTACAGGGATTCTCTACAAAAACAAGAACTTGGCAATACCAAATGTGTTTGTGCCAGATATAAGGTATATTGATTGGGCTGAGCTGAAGAAAAGAGGTTTTGAAGGTGTAGTTTTTGACAAGGACAATACTATTACTGTTCCTTATTCTTTGAACTTGTGGTCTCCTCTTGCTTCATCCATAGGCCAGTGTAAATCTTTGTTTGGTGATAATATTGCAGTTTTCAGCAATTCTGCAG GGGTGAAGAAGCCAGCTGGAACAGCTGAAGAAATTGAAAGGCAATTTGGTTGTAAATCCTCAAGACTTATTATG GTAGGCGATCGGCCTTTCACAGATATCGTTTATGGAAACAGAAATGGCTTTCTTACTATTTTGACAGCACCATTAAGCCTCTCACAGGAGCCACTTATTGTGCGGCAG GGGAGGATTTTGCCCCCAAAAAAGGTGTACATGAACTCATGTTATCACCGTCAAACTAGGTATTTTGTATACATATTTCCTAAAACTAATCTAATATTATCTACTGGCATCCACAGTGGCAGAGGCAGGATCTCCATGAAGGGGGTTcacaaaagtttttttttttatagctag
- the LOC107795273 gene encoding phosphatidylglycerophosphate phosphatase 1, chloroplastic/mitochondrial isoform X1, producing MQSTSVTPWHTCYYYIPKHFPSNHSLHFHKKTFVFLSHFPHTPTRCTNNSFVFSSTHSCYQEQEKHKKNSGPDRLNNIFWQEFYPSVENEKPHQRKDNEEQETAVITRSSIRTNSWWAGFKAALGQRINVEGIACFTGILYKNKNLAIPNVFVPDIRYIDWAELKKRGFEGVVFDKDNTITVPYSLNLWSPLASSIGQCKSLFGDNIAVFSNSAGLDEYDPDGRKARILERAIGIKVIRHRVKKPAGTAEEIERQFGCKSSRLIMVGDRPFTDIVYGNRNGFLTILTAPLSLSQEPLIVRQGRILPPKKVYMNSCYHRQTRYFVYIFPKTNLILSTGIHSGRGRISMKGVHKSFFFYS from the exons ATGCAGTCAACTTCAGTTACACCATGGCACACTTGTTACTATTACATTCCTAAGCATTTCCCCTCCAATCATTCCCTTCATTTCCACAAGAAAACATTTGTTTTTCTCTCACATTTTCCACACACTCCTACCCGCTGCACAAACAATTCCTTTGTGTTCAGTTCTACGCACAGTTGTTATCAAGAACAAgaaaaacacaagaaaaattCAGGCCCAGATAGACTGAACAATATATTTTGGCAAGAATTCTATCCTTCTGTTGAAAACGAGaaaccccatcaaagaaaagatAATGAGGAGCAAGAAACTGCAGTGATCACTCGTTCGAGTATTAGAACAAACAGTTGGTGGGCAGGTTTTAAAGCTGCATTGGGACAGAGGATTAACGTGGAGGGAATTGCTTGTTTTACAGGGATTCTCTACAAAAACAAGAACTTGGCAATACCAAATGTGTTTGTGCCAGATATAAGGTATATTGATTGGGCTGAGCTGAAGAAAAGAGGTTTTGAAGGTGTAGTTTTTGACAAGGACAATACTATTACTGTTCCTTATTCTTTGAACTTGTGGTCTCCTCTTGCTTCATCCATAGGCCAGTGTAAATCTTTGTTTGGTGATAATATTGCAGTTTTCAGCAATTCTGCAG GACTAGATGAATATGACCCTGATGGTAGAAAAGCACGAATTCTTGAACGTGCAATTGGAATTAAAGTCATTAGACACA GGGTGAAGAAGCCAGCTGGAACAGCTGAAGAAATTGAAAGGCAATTTGGTTGTAAATCCTCAAGACTTATTATG GTAGGCGATCGGCCTTTCACAGATATCGTTTATGGAAACAGAAATGGCTTTCTTACTATTTTGACAGCACCATTAAGCCTCTCACAGGAGCCACTTATTGTGCGGCAG GGGAGGATTTTGCCCCCAAAAAAGGTGTACATGAACTCATGTTATCACCGTCAAACTAGGTATTTTGTATACATATTTCCTAAAACTAATCTAATATTATCTACTGGCATCCACAGTGGCAGAGGCAGGATCTCCATGAAGGGGGTTcacaaaagtttttttttttatagctag
- the LOC107795273 gene encoding uncharacterized protein LOC107795273 isoform X5: MQSTSVTPWHTCYYYIPKHFPSNHSLHFHKKTFVFLSHFPHTPTRCTNNSFVFSSTHSCYQEQEKHKKNSGPDRLNNIFWQEFYPSVENEKPHQRKDNEEQETAVITRSSIRTNSWWAGFKAALGQRINVEGIACFTGILYKNKNLAIPNVFVPDIRYIDWAELKKRGFEGVVFDKDNTITVPYSLNLWSPLASSIGQCKSLFGDNIAVFSNSAGLDEYDPDGRKARILERAIGIKVIRHSRRSAFHRYRLWKQKWLSYYFDSTIKPLTGATYCAAGPNT; the protein is encoded by the exons ATGCAGTCAACTTCAGTTACACCATGGCACACTTGTTACTATTACATTCCTAAGCATTTCCCCTCCAATCATTCCCTTCATTTCCACAAGAAAACATTTGTTTTTCTCTCACATTTTCCACACACTCCTACCCGCTGCACAAACAATTCCTTTGTGTTCAGTTCTACGCACAGTTGTTATCAAGAACAAgaaaaacacaagaaaaattCAGGCCCAGATAGACTGAACAATATATTTTGGCAAGAATTCTATCCTTCTGTTGAAAACGAGaaaccccatcaaagaaaagatAATGAGGAGCAAGAAACTGCAGTGATCACTCGTTCGAGTATTAGAACAAACAGTTGGTGGGCAGGTTTTAAAGCTGCATTGGGACAGAGGATTAACGTGGAGGGAATTGCTTGTTTTACAGGGATTCTCTACAAAAACAAGAACTTGGCAATACCAAATGTGTTTGTGCCAGATATAAGGTATATTGATTGGGCTGAGCTGAAGAAAAGAGGTTTTGAAGGTGTAGTTTTTGACAAGGACAATACTATTACTGTTCCTTATTCTTTGAACTTGTGGTCTCCTCTTGCTTCATCCATAGGCCAGTGTAAATCTTTGTTTGGTGATAATATTGCAGTTTTCAGCAATTCTGCAG GACTAGATGAATATGACCCTGATGGTAGAAAAGCACGAATTCTTGAACGTGCAATTGGAATTAAAGTCATTAGACACA GTAGGCGATCGGCCTTTCACAGATATCGTTTATGGAAACAGAAATGGCTTTCTTACTATTTTGACAGCACCATTAAGCCTCTCACAGGAGCCACTTATTGTGCGGCAG GTCCGAATACTTGA